AGAACTTTTCGACGgttgtttacagagatttggtgactgtgttgaaaaatagcctCATATATCTGGTTCACACTGAAGTGTAGAGCAGCATTCAGCAGAAGTTACTTGGCCTGTCATAAGAATGTGTAACTTACTATTTGAAGTTCCCTTGTATTTATAGTAAGTCACAGTTACGTCCAAACATGACCTATATTTGCTGTAGATTGGATAGTAATGTGCAGTTATTCAGTTTCGGTGCCTAATACTATACTACATTGCACGGAAGATATTGTATGTGTGAAAGCAATAGTATCTACCATTCTGGTTCAGTCCAACTGCATCCATGCCCCTATATTTTTCAAAAGTGTGTGTCAGTTCCTTTAGAGCTTTATAGTTGGCCTCCAAATCTGCGCAACTGGCTACCACAAGAGAGGCCCACATTCGATCCCCTTCACCGAAtgggaatttttcttttttaaggacAATGAAGGAGTTATTAGAAGGAGAAGCCGTCATCAACGGTCTGGAGGCAGGCGTGCCAACTTACCAGGAGGCAGGCGCTTGCCGTAGAAACCGCCCTCGGCCGGCGGCGCTGGAGCTCCGTCGGGCCCAGGAGCGGGTGCGGGGGCGGCAGCGGGGGCGTCACCGGCAGAGGCGAGGCCGCGGCAGTCCACGCGGTACGGGTAGTCGCACACGCCCAGCTCCTGCCCAATAGCACACGCAAACAACAGGTCAGCCAGCTGTCTCCATGATCACCCATATTCTTGGTGGCTTACGTCGATACTGTACTCAGCCCATCGTAAGGTTAACACAGAAGTCAACATTGTGCTACGTGTTCCTCCGCATTTGTTATTACATCACTGAGTTCTCTTTTCCGCCATATGTAAGTGGCGCTCTGTCGAGAATAGTCACGTAGGATTATAAGAATACGTTTATGCTACAGCCTCGTAACTAGTGTCTATTTCTAGCGTGTGGATATCTCTATGAACTACCTAACGTACAACGATCCATGGGCACAGATAAGACATTTTGCTACCAGTCCTTCTTTCCTATATTTTCCTTCGTGAGCATTTGGGCTCTGAAAGCGTGTTTGGCGTTTTTTGTTACTTCACACATCGCAGTTCTTCAATTAGGTGTTCGTGTTTGGCGTTAAAGTGCTTATACTTGCTGGATACATCATTATCCTTCTGCCTCACCCCTCCCCATGAGTCAAATTACGTCCAGCAGAAGTAATGTGTACTATAAAAACGCAGGAGTATAGGAGAGACATATAGTTACAAGCAATAATACGAGCGTATATCCAAGAAGTCAACTTACAAATCATTTAAGTATCACACAAAGACAACGGTGTGACAGAACAGTGTTTTATTTCGACCAGACTCGTGGGAAGAAATTCAAGACTAAAGCAATGACTGACGTAGTTTCAGTAATCGTAAGCGCATTCTCTAAAGTTCTCACTCAAatttatgtaaaatgtaaaataaatcagATGGTTTCCCAAATGAgcctttcactccgcagcggagtgtgcgcgcggTATAGGACGAAGTCCGTATCTTCGCTTTTCGTTTATTTCGAATCATGTAGCTAGCACCACGGGTATCTGtcgttatcacacacacacacacacacacacacacacaacgcaggGTGTCTGAAACCTTTAGGATCAAAATTATACAGCCTGTTGAGAATCCCAAACTGTGTATTTTGAGATAAGAAACCAGTGGTCGGAAATATATATTTTAGGCTGCCTTGAATGAGCTATGAGTGCGAGGCACCTTTTTATAAACTACTAATGTCGCACaaatcacagctgcgtgcggcatATAGTTGTTCATTCGAAATGCGCCGCCACATTTGTTGTAGACTGTAGGCCTGCCTCCTGTTGCCTGCTAGGGGATACAATTTGAGCACGACAGTACCCCTTCTCATTTTGGTATTAATGTCCATGAGTACCTGAGCAACAGGTATTCTCATTTCTGTATTGAAAGGGGATATCCTGTCACATGGCCAGTACGACTGGTGCATGTCACTcgtaaaatttttttcacatgagCTTACATGAAGCTGTTGCTGTAGAAACCCCAGTAGAAACTGGAGATACAATTTATTCAGGGTGCTAGCTATCTGTCTCATTGTACAAAAGACAACAGGGATATCTGAGAGAGCGCTGCAACATTTTATGGGCTGATGTAAAGCGTGCATTGGGTCCGGTTGTCCTGACTGAGAACAATTTCTATTAgcgtaagtggttcaaatggctctgagcactatgggacttgacatccgaggtcatcagtcccctagaacttagaactacttaaacctaactaacctaaggacatcaaacacatccatgcccgaggcaggattcgaacctgcgaccgtagcagtcgcgcggttccggactgaagcgcctagaaccgctcggccaccgcggccagcattaGCGTAAGTCATTGCTATAAGATGTAAGATATTATGGGAACAAAGCTTAATATTCATTTTGATGATTAGTTCCTTATCTCCAAGTGTTCATTTAGGATACGCTGCAATATGTACGATTTGATTCATAGCTGTTTGGGACACTACGTAGATACAATAAACGTGACTGAGAGAGATAGAAGCTGAGATACAACACGTTGTCCTATGTGTCTTTAGGCGATGTGCTGCATATTACTGTTAGATAGTGTGTGGACTTACGTCATTAAAGTCGAGGCCCTCGGGGCAGCTGAAGAGGTAGGGAGTGGCGGCTACGCAGACGACGAAGGCGCTGCAGTTCTTGTCGCTGCGGTAGGTGCCGTACGGCGTAGGGCACGACGTGTCACCCAACGGCGCTGGCTCTGCAACGGACATACATTGCTGTTGGACGTGCTACAGTCCAAGTCTGCTGCTTTCCATTTCACCCTCCGGGCCGTACGGTGGATGTGACACCCTTACTTACATAGCGTTTCTCGCAGTTCACACTTACCTAGCCACTCTCACGGAGCGTTAAGTAATTACGGGATTACACAACGAGTTAGCTTTATCAATATGTGTGGACAGTGCTAATCGACGAATTTTCAGGTATTGGCATGTCAAGAATAGTGATGAGAAATAGATCGAAAGTGTTCTTATTGAATCTAATCAGCATCTGGCTCTCTGTGTGGGGGATACTTACGATTTCCATACCTCGGCGTCTGCAGTCGCAGTAACTGCTTCTCTCACCGTCGGCCATTTCTCTTGCAGAGCTTCTTCTGTTTCCTTCTCCCATATCTTATTGACTGTTCTCTTCCTCTCTCCCTATCTTCCCTCACCCCATTCGTTTACCTTCGCAGGCGACCTTTCGACATTCGCTGGACTTGACCGTGCAACTCCATCTGTGGCTCTTCGATAGTCTTATCTAGAGTTcttctatttaatttttttgtgaatggATGTACTTCGGATCCTATCTCTCCTAAACTTTTTTTCAGGCGGTATTTAATTTCCGTTGCTTGGATCTGAGGTTTTTCTTCGCACGTTCACTACCCAAGTTTCGCAACCATATATCAATGTCTGGAAGTAGAAAATTCTATACGAAGCTAAGTTTGTCTCTTTGATGTCTCTCAGCTTTTTCAGGAAGTTTCGTCTGACTCTATTAAACACCCTGTCGCTCTTACTCTTTCCCTAACTTTTTCTTCTCATCTACCACTGATGATAGAGCGCAAGTACTGAAATATACAAACATGTTCTTGAACCTATTTTCAGCTTTGATATTAGACCATTCTTTTCTTTGGTCTACaatcatattttttgttttttcgacATTTAAATCAATTCCCTATTCCTTCAACTCTTTCTCACGAGACATTGATGGTATGTTGGAAGTTTTCTTCACTAGCGGCTACTATCATGAAGCTGTCAGCTAAAGCCAAATCTTGTCATTTGAACGGATTTCATCTGATAGTTTCCAATGATAAGCTTTTTAACTTTGTAGCTATACGCCTTGATTGCCCTTTCCAGTTACATTACTAAAAGCAGGAGACAGACTACAGTCTTGCCGGAATCCTTACCTTGTAATGAATCCAACAGATCTCTCCTTTCCATTTCTCAGGTAGTTCTTACAGTTTGTGTGCTGCTGTATTTTTATACTCCCGATCTCACGTTGAAACATTCTGAATGTTGGGTACTCAGTGTATATGGAACAAATTTTAAATGTCGTATCCTGATACTATTTTACTGCCATAGTTTATTTCATCTGAAAATATCTGTAAACGTTGATCTGTTTCGATTGCAGGAACCTGGGTAGGAAAGAATGTCACGTTAATGAACTGTCCGTAGCCTCCTTGACATTGATCCTTGGTTACCACGTTTTTGAGAAGTTTTCAAGTCTAGTCGAACAATGTCATGTTACACTACTACGCTATGTCGTGTGGTTTCAATGTCATTTATCATTCAATATTTTCGATTATGGAAGCTATAATCTTTTATATGGCGCTGATGATGTCGGTTGATAATACTAACAATAAGCGAGGGAAATTTTGATTTCCATTCTTCATGCTACTGTGGCTCTTCTGGTTCATCTCCCGTAAAAGTCAGATAGGTTCCCAATGGAAGAGTTCTCGACTTATCGATACTGAATAATCAGAAACAATCTTACATGCTACTTCtcagttctgaagaaaattttgtGAGTTCTTCAGAGCAATGTTGCTGTAGCGATGCAGTTGATCTATTCAGACCTATTCTATCGGTTTTATTCGAACTGAATCAATACGGTGAGTAGGGCCACATGAACAAATTACAAATGTGTAACAATTAAGATTATTTTTCCGCATTATTTCAGTTGAGAAGAGGTAAATTACATCTTGAAGTAGATAAATATCAAAATATGTAGTTATTGTGTCACACTGAGTTGAATGAGTTCCCATCAAGGGAAAATTTTACTTAAATGGTAGACATAAACATAAAGGGTCAACATTATTAAGGCTATAAGTATGTCAAGGTACGGAGGTTGACTTACTATCTGTAGTGCGGGAGCCACAATCCACGTTGTAAGGGTAGTCGCAGAAACCTTCCTCGCTGAAGGCCAGCCCGGCAGGGCACTCCTGCTCGATGACCACGTCGTCCCAGCAGTTGACGAACTTGTGGCAGTCCTTGGTGGGGAACTGTCCGCGGGGAGCTTTGCAGCTCTTGCGAAGCTCTGCCAACTCGGGGCTCTCTGTCGCTGGCTCTGTACGCAGAATACACATTACGCTCCATCTCTGGGAGTATGATCCTAGATTCCAATTTATAGTTCATGGCACAGTTCATCATTAGACTTTAACTACTACGTTACCTTCCAGTTTTCTCATATTGCATACTGaataaaatatctttcaattttcaTTTGTTTGCCAGTGTGACTTGTTATTTCCTTACAAGTATTTAAACTGTTTCATCCTTCTCACATGGAAATACTAGGCACTTTCCAGTGTAGGTGCAGATTACCTGTCTAACTGGCTTGATCCAGATTTTCTTTGGGAGAACAGACACATTACCATAATTTATGTGCAGCGGACTTGTGCTTCAGGAGACATTTTGGGGTTCACCTTCGCACGACATTATTGGCGACCTACGTTTTGATGTAGTAATTTGGTTGTTGGTATGCAAGCTCCTCATGATTTAAAATGTGTTAGTAGATTTTAGCCATCAAATGAGTTTTAATGGAGAAAATAGATGTGAAGCTAACTACTGGCACTTAGATGATTGTAATTAATGCCTCAAAAGTAATCTTATAGGGATCAGAAGTGATGTGACGGTGTTAAGGGATTTCACTACTATATAAACAGTGTATGCGTATTATTATGGATGTAATTTAGTGCACTATTGGATTGTATTTGTGCTACAGACGCACGTGAAAGCGATGTGTGCCTTTACATATAACCTTCCTTTTTATTCAAATGTGATGTGAAGACTGAGGCTTCTGGTAAGTGCTCGGAAATGACTTGCCGCGCGTAGTGGCTGCGTTGTTTGAGGccccatgtcatggattgcgctgcccctcccaccaggaggttcgagtcctccctcgggcacggatgtgtgtgttgtccttattataagttagtttaagtagtgtgtaagtctagggaccgatgacgtcagcagtttggtctcttaggaattcacacacatttgaacattttttaaaatgacTGTCAGTTGAAATTAGCTAACAGCACAGACAATAAATATATTACCAGCTGTCTgaaccatattttctttcttaaaacATAGTGAGGCTGTGGACCCCCACAAGAAAAATAACTCTAAAATTTACAATTCCATGGATAAAAACTGCGTTCAGTATATCTATCAGAATGGGTTTAATATTATAAGATCAGAGAAGGGTGAAGTAGTCACTAGCCGTGTTTCAAAAATACACTATCTCTAAGAAAAGTTACTGATCAttctaataattattaactttattACCTAAGGTCATAAGACCATAGTTATAAGGTTGCTGCCACAAGACAGTTCAAGAATATAATCTGGGTATCACTACAGATACTTAATGCCGTTATGATTCCTGATGGTGCTGAATTCTTATTCAAATGGTTTTACTCGGAATGTTCAGTGAATTTTACTCTATATCTGTCTACTCTGGATGAATCAAGTACATCGAATGAAGCATGAAGAAGTGAATGCCTAGCCCCATTGTCTCAGTCAGCGGCAACCAATATAGTGTGAGAATATAGTTCAATATGGATGCAATTTGGAATCTTACCGGGCTGTGGCTGTGGTTGAGGTTGTGGCTGCGGCTCGGGTTGTGGCTGCGGTtgcggctgtggctgtggctgctcAGGAATGCCTCCTGGTTGCTGTGGCTGACCATCTGGCTGCTGTGGGAAACCACCAGGCTGCTGAGGGAAGCCACCTGGCTGTTGAGGGAAGCCACCTGGCTGTTGAGGGTAGCCACCTGGCTGTTGAGGGTAGCCACCTGGCTGTTGTGGGTAGCCACCTGGCTGCTGAGGATAGCCACCAGGCTGCTGAGGATAGCCACCTGGCTGTTGAGGGTAGCCACCTGGCTGTTGAGGGTAGCCACCTGGCTGCTGTGGGTAGCCACCTGGTTGCTGAGGGTAGCCACCTGGCTGTTGAGGGTAGCCACCAGGTTGCTGAGGATAACCACCTGGCTGTTGAGGATATCCACCTGGCTGCTGTGGGTAGCCGCCACCTGGCTGCTGTGGGTAGCCACCGCCTGGCTGCTGAGGCACCTGAATCCACACGTTTCCGGGCTGCGGTGGAGGGGGTGCTGATGGGCCTACTCCCTGCTGCACGACGGCGATCTGTACTTGGCGTTGCTGGTCTTCATCTGACACTGATGCGGGAGCTCCTGCAACAACAATATTATTTTAGACTATGTTATAAATCACATTTAGGCTACTGTGGAACTTCAGCTATGTTATCTGAGGGTATGTACTTGATAGCACTGGCCACCACTAGGCGAACTGGAGGGAAGAGGATTTTGGAATCTTCATTTTTTCCTTGTATCAGGA
This sequence is a window from Schistocerca nitens isolate TAMUIC-IGC-003100 chromosome 3, iqSchNite1.1, whole genome shotgun sequence. Protein-coding genes within it:
- the LOC126249686 gene encoding uncharacterized protein LOC126249686 isoform X2, with product MSRRVQMCVLVLAVVATATAAYPPYHRTDAANQGAPASVSDEDQQRQVQIAVVQQGVGPSAPPPPQPGNVWIQVPQQPGGGYPQQPGGGYPQQPGGYPQQPGGYPQQPGGYPQQPGGYPQQPGGYPQQPGGYPQQPGGYPQQPGGFPQQPGGFPQQPGGFPQQPDGQPQQPGGIPEQPQPQPQPQPQPEPQPQPQPQPQPEPATESPELAELRKSCKAPRGQFPTKDCHKFVNCWDDVVIEQECPAGLAFSEEGFCDYPYNVDCGSRTTDKPAPLGDTSCPTPYGTYRSDKNCSAFVVCVAATPYLFSCPEGLDFNDELGVCDYPYRVDCRGLASAGDAPAAAPAPAPGPDGAPAPPAEGGFYGKRLPPGILTPGSSCSHNAVFRLTASCSSVSVCRAGRTAIVNCAPGSAYDAYSGACLPAYRARC
- the LOC126249686 gene encoding uncharacterized protein LOC126249686 isoform X3, with translation MSRRVQMCVLVLAVVATATAAYPPYHRTDAANQGAPASVSDEDQQRQVQIAVVQQGVGPSAPPPPQPGNVWIQVPQQPGGGYPQQPGGGYPQQPGGYPQQPGGYPQQPGGYPQQPGGYPQQPGGYPQQPGGYPQQPGGFPQQPGGFPQQPGGFPQQPDGQPQQPGGIPEQPQPQPQPQPQPEPQPQPQPQPQPEPATESPELAELRKSCKAPRGQFPTKDCHKFVNCWDDVVIEQECPAGLAFSEEGFCDYPYNVDCGSRTTDKPAPLGDTSCPTPYGTYRSDKNCSAFVVCVAATPYLFSCPEGLDFNDELGVCDYPYRVDCRGLASAGDAPAAAPAPAPGPDGAPAPPAEGGFYGKRLPPGILTPGSSCSHNAVFRLTASCSSVSVCRAGRTAIVNCAPGSAYDAYSGACLPAYRARC
- the LOC126249686 gene encoding basic salivary proline-rich protein 3-like isoform X1 encodes the protein MSRRVQMCVLVLAVVATATAAYPPYHRTDAANQGAPASVSDEDQQRQVQIAVVQQGVGPSAPPPPQPGNVWIQVPQQPGGGYPQQPGGGYPQQPGGYPQQPGGYPQQPGGYPQQPGGYPQQPGGYPQQPGGYPQQPGGYPQQPGGYPQQPGGYPQQPGGYPQQPGGYPQQPGGYPQQPGGFPQQPGGFPQQPGGFPQQPDGQPQQPGGIPEQPQPQPQPQPQPEPQPQPQPQPQPEPATESPELAELRKSCKAPRGQFPTKDCHKFVNCWDDVVIEQECPAGLAFSEEGFCDYPYNVDCGSRTTDKPAPLGDTSCPTPYGTYRSDKNCSAFVVCVAATPYLFSCPEGLDFNDELGVCDYPYRVDCRGLASAGDAPAAAPAPAPGPDGAPAPPAEGGFYGKRLPPGILTPGSSCSHNAVFRLTASCSSVSVCRAGRTAIVNCAPGSAYDAYSGACLPAYRARC